From a region of the Panicum virgatum strain AP13 chromosome 2K, P.virgatum_v5, whole genome shotgun sequence genome:
- the LOC120678793 gene encoding uncharacterized protein LOC120678793, which translates to MVNWVQVAKQQLVHRLAKKAGLQPRAVDVDDAGTVMNFWVPKDKLPASTEPEPERKKEAKGDSSRLAVVLLHGFAGDGIFTWALQVGALAKQYDVYAPDLLFFGGSVSPAGGRSPAFQAQCVAAALRSLGVERCAVVGFSYGGFVAFRMAEAQPGLVASVVATGTLVDMTRSTSERMLRRLGAASFAELLLPGDVAGLRSLFAVGTHRKWWFPDFVLKDYLELMMFNRKERAELLEGLVVSDENAAAPSFRQVRVRLRRTVDPMQFTELVRTCTCDVSADKIQ; encoded by the exons ATGGTGAACTGGGTGCAAGTAGCCAAGCAGCAGCTGGTGCACCGCCTGGCGAAGAAGGCAGGGCTGCAGCCGCGCGCCGTCGACGTCGACGATGCCGGCACGGTAATGAActtctgggtgcccaaggacaagCTGCCGGCCTCCAccgagccggagccggagaggaagaaggaagcgAAGGGAGACAGCAGCAGGCTCGCCGTCGTGCTCCTGCACGGCTTCGCGGGCGACGGCATCTTCACATGGGCGCTGCAG GTCGGTGCCCTCGCCAAGCAATACGACGTGTACGCCCCGGACCTGCTCTTCTTCGGCGGCTCGGtgtcgccggcgggcggccggtCCCCCGCGTTCCAGGCGCagtgcgtggcggcggcgctgcggagtCTCGGCGTGGAGCGGTGCGCGGTGGTCGGCTTCAGCTACGGCGGCTTCGTGGCGTTCCGGATGGCGGAGGCGCAACCGGGCCTGGTCGCGTCGGTCGTCGCCACGGGCACCCTGGTGGACATGACCCGCTCCACCAGCGAGCGCATGCTGCGGAGGCTCGGCGCCGCGTCGTTCGCCGAGCTGCTCCTCCCCGGCGACGTCGCCGGGCTCAGGTCGCTCTTCGCCGTGGGCACCCACAGGAAGTGGTGGTTCCCTGATTTCGTCCTCAAGGACTACCTCGAGCTG ATGATGTTTAACCGCAAGGAGAGGGCGGAACTGCTGGAGGGCCTGGTGGTCAGCGATGAAAACGCAGCTGCGCCTTCTTTTCGGCAGGTACGTGTACGTTTGCGCAGGACTGTCGATCCAATGCAATTTACAGAGCTGGTACGTACGTGTACGTGCGACGTATCTGCAGATAAAATACAATAG